From the Pseudodesulfovibrio indicus genome, the window TGGCCCGCTACGCGGAAGCCCGCGTGCTGCTGACCGGCGACATCGACCGGGGCGGGGTGTTCGCCTCCATCGTCGGGACCATGAGCCTGCTCACCCCGGCGGAGCGGTCCCTGGTGGAGGGGTACGTCATCAACCGCTTCCGTGGCGACGCCTCGCTGCTCGACCCGGCCTTCGGCCAGATGTTCGAGCGCACGGGCAAGCCGGTGCTCGGCACGGTGCCGTACATCCATTCCCTGGGGCTGCCCGAGGAGGACTCGGTCTCGTTCAAGGACGGGTTCCGGCCCGAGGGCGACAAGTTCCCGGAGGACCGGTGCGTGGAGATCGTGGTCCTGGACCTGCCGCGCATCTCGAATTTCAACGACATCGACCCGCTCCACGCCGAGCCGGACGTGCGCATCCGCGTGGTGGCCGACGCCCGCGACGTGGGCACGCCCGACGCGGTGATCATCCCCGGCTCCAAGTCCACGGTGCCGGACATGCGCGCGCTCAAGGGCACGGGCATGGCCGCCGTGCTGCGCGACCTGGCCGAGAAACGGACCCGCATCGTGGGCATCTGCGGCGGGTTCCAGATGCTCGGCCGGACCGTGGACGACCCCTACGGGCTGGAGTCCGAGACCACCCGGGTGGAGGGATTCGGGCTGTTGCCCGTGCAGACCACCCTGGCCGCGGAGAAGACCCTGACCCGGACCCTCGGGGTGCACTCGGCCTCCGGGCTGCCGGTCCACGGCTACGAGATCCACCACGGCCACACCGAGCCGCTGTCCGACGAGCTGCGCGTGGCCCTGCGCGACAACGCGGGCAACCCCCTGGGCTACATGCGCCCGGACGGGCGGGTGCTCGGCACCTACCTGCACGGGGTGTTCGACGCGGACGGGTTCCGCCGCTGGTTCATCGACCAGCTGCGCATGGACAAGGGATTGTCGCCGCTGGAGTCGATCCAGACCGCCTTCGACATGGAGGACGCGTTGGATCACCTGGCGTCGGTGGTTCGGGAGGCAGTGGACATGGGCCGCGTGTACAGGGCGCTCGGCCTATCGGGCTGCTGCGCCCAGGCCAGCCTGTTCCACCGGCTTTCCGGCCAGGGTTGAGCCGGGATCAGGCCGAAACAGCCTCGGCCACGGTGCAGGTTCCCCTGCCCTTGGACTTGGATCGGTACATGGCCTTGTCCGCGCCCCGGACCAGGGTGTCGGCCTGGGACGCGTGGTCCGGGAACACGGCCACGCCCACGCTGGCCCCGACCTTGGCCGTGGCCGTGCGCAGCTCGAAGGGACGGCACAGCTCGTCCACGATCTTCTCGCCCACCTTGACCGCTTCCTCGACGCTCCCGACCTCCGAGAGGATGATCGCGAACTCGTCGCCGCCCAGCCTGGCCACGGTGTCGGACTTGCGCACCGTCCGGCGCAGGGCCTTGCCCACCTGGACCAGCAGCTCGTCGCCGGTCTGGTGGCCCATGGTGTCGTTGACCTGCTTGAATCCGTCCAGGTCCACGTAGAGCAGGGCGAGCCTGCGTCCGTAGCGCCGGGCGCTTTCGATGCCTCCCCCCAGCCGGTCGAAGAACAGCTTGCGGTTGGGCAGGCCGGTCAGGGCGTCGTACATGGCCATGGCGAAGAGCTGCGCCTGGTAGAGGCGGCGGCGGGACACGGCCAGGGCCAGGTTCCACGCGCCGAGGGCCACGGCCATGAACAACGCGCCCCCGCCCAGGAAGAGCTTGATCAGCAGGGCGCGGGTGAAGTCGTTGAGGACCTCGGGCCCGATGCGGGAGAGCAGCACCCAGTGGTAGGGGCCTTTGCCGTCTTTGCCGGGCGCGGGACATTGGGCATTGAGGCTCTTGCCGAATCGCGCCAGTTTCTTGTGGGGGTGGATGGTCCTGAAGGTGAACAGCCCGTTGCCGGTGCGAAACTGGCCCTGTTCGGCGTCGCGCATCCTCAGCCATTCGTCCGGGAAGTCGCGGGCAAAGGTCGCGTCCCCCTTGTCGAGGTACATGAACCCCCATTCCTTGGTCTCGTCAGGACCCAGGAGCCAGTATCCGTCCTCGTTGAGGAGCATGGATGTCCCGTCGGCGACGATGCCCGCCCGGAGGATGTGCTCAAGCATATCGGCGGCGGCGTAGTTGATCAGGACGATGCCCCGCTTGTTGCCCGCGGAGTCGAAGACCGGGGTGCCGATGCGCATCATGGGCCGGGGCGGCTGCTCCACCTGGCCGTTCTCCACGTTGAGATCCAGGGGAGAGAGATAGATGGCCCGCTCGTCCAGGGCGAAGCAGTCGCGGAAATAATAGCGGTTGCCCTTGTCCTGCAACTCGGCTTCGGGCACGGGCCGGAGGATGCCGTCCCGGTTGTTGACCCGGACCCGCTCCATGCCGGTCGCGTCGAGGAAGCGGATCTGGTCGTAGGCAGGCCGGTTCTTGGCCAGACGCTCGTACTCCCGCCGCATGTCGCGGACCAGTGCCGGGTCGCCGGAATCGAGGTGCAGGATCAGCTCGTTCTCCTCGGCCAGGAAGAGGACGTCCCCGACCACCGAAGTCAGCGCGTTGTCGATGGCCGCCACCTGGAGGTCCAGGGAGTGGACCTCCAGGGACATCAGCTCCTGGACGTAGGAGCGCATGTCCATGCGGTACAGGACGGCCGCGCCTCCGCCCAGCAGGAAGATGACGACCAGGAAGAGCAGCATGAACAGGTTCATGGCCTTCCGGATGACCTTCTGGTTTTCCCTCTGGACGTTGGCCGAGGGGAACGCTGCTTCCATTTCTTGCGCGGTCATGGGCTTGCTCGCTCGTCGGAGTCGGCTATGGCGCAGGGCGCTCGATTTGTTATCTGTATTGCAAATCATCCAAACGAACACAAATGTCAATGCTTCCATGGGTGAACAGTTGCGGTGTGCGTTTCGGGTTATTTAGGCAAAACAGTTGTTTGACTATTGACTTGTGTTTCAAAAACAGGTTTTTAGGTCTACCGTAGGCCGGGTGCGCCGTTCACGGTTGGAATTGCGCCGTTCAATGAAAACGTGTATCCATCCGGGACGAATCTATGCCATTCACGGCCAACATGGAGCCTGCGGTGCTCCGCCAAGGAGGGATATCATGTACGTCGGACTGAAAATGCTTCGTGACTTCGTCACCGTCACCCCCCAGACCCTGGTCAAGGATGCTCAGAAGCAGCTTGACGACAGCAAGCTGTGGATGTTGCTGGTGGTGGACGACACGGGCAAATTGGTCGGCTATGTCCGCAAGGAGGACATCATGGCCGCCCTGCCGAGCATCATGACTTCCCTGGAAAAGCACGAGATCAACTACCTCATGAGCAAACTCACGGTGGAGAAAATCTACCGCACCGACATCAAGACCGTGGCCCCGGAGAC encodes:
- a CDS encoding sensor domain-containing diguanylate cyclase — translated: MTAQEMEAAFPSANVQRENQKVIRKAMNLFMLLFLVVIFLLGGGAAVLYRMDMRSYVQELMSLEVHSLDLQVAAIDNALTSVVGDVLFLAEENELILHLDSGDPALVRDMRREYERLAKNRPAYDQIRFLDATGMERVRVNNRDGILRPVPEAELQDKGNRYYFRDCFALDERAIYLSPLDLNVENGQVEQPPRPMMRIGTPVFDSAGNKRGIVLINYAAADMLEHILRAGIVADGTSMLLNEDGYWLLGPDETKEWGFMYLDKGDATFARDFPDEWLRMRDAEQGQFRTGNGLFTFRTIHPHKKLARFGKSLNAQCPAPGKDGKGPYHWVLLSRIGPEVLNDFTRALLIKLFLGGGALFMAVALGAWNLALAVSRRRLYQAQLFAMAMYDALTGLPNRKLFFDRLGGGIESARRYGRRLALLYVDLDGFKQVNDTMGHQTGDELLVQVGKALRRTVRKSDTVARLGGDEFAIILSEVGSVEEAVKVGEKIVDELCRPFELRTATAKVGASVGVAVFPDHASQADTLVRGADKAMYRSKSKGRGTCTVAEAVSA